Part of the Haloarchaeobius litoreus genome is shown below.
GTCGAACCGACAGTCGTGGAGCGCCTCGCGGGCCTCGCGGAGCTGTTCCTCGACGCTGTGGACGCTGTCGACCCCGGGGTCGTGGCCGTCGACCAGCTTCTCCTCGACGCGGTCGCGGACCGCACCCTGGAGGCGTTCCAGCTCGTCACGGGTGCGCTCGACATCGGTCTCGGCTGCCTCGTGGGACGCGTGGAACGACTCCTCCGTGTCCGAGACGTGGCGCTCGATGCGCTCCTGGTGGACCCGGATCTCGCCCAGCGCGTCGGCGACCGTCGCGAGGTCCACGTCGTCGCGGCCGAGCAACCGCCCGATGGTCCGGTCGACCTCGGCGACGTGCGTGGGTTCGTTGCTCGGCGGGAGCCTGACCTCTCGGAACGTGCTCTGGAGGTTGACGACCTCGTAGGTCCGGCCGTAGCGCGAGCGCACCGTCAGGTCCACGTCGCCGCGTTCGACCGCTGTACGGACGCCGTCGGCGAGGTCCGACTGGATGCGGTCGACGGCCGCGTCGGGGTCGCGGCGCTTCGCGCTCTCGAGCAGTTCCGCGGCACGCCGGCGGCCGTCGCTGGCGTCCGCGACCGAGGACCGTACGTTCCCGATCTTCGATTCGAGTTCGTCGTAGCCCTCGCGCTCGCGCTCTGCGGCGTCCCGGGCCTCCGCGACGGCGTTCGGCGCGAGCTCCGCGACGGCGTCGAGCGTGTCCTCGCCGACCTGCCGTCTGTACTCGGCGTCGAACGTCTCGCGCTTGCGGGCGACGAGGTCCGACGCCTCGGAGAGGTCCTCGGCGGCGGCCGATTCGAGGTCGACCTCCCAGTCGCGGAGCCAGGCACCGCCGAGGGCGCCCGCACTGGCGACGAACGGGACTGCGAAGAACAGCCCGAGCTGGACGACGCCGATGCCGCTCCCGAACAGCGACGAGTAGACACCGAAGAACAGCACGAGAAAGAGCACCGAGACGAGGCCGGCGCAGGCGAACGTCACGTCGCGGTTCCGCAGCAGGCCCATCGCCACGCCCTGCCCGACCCACGCGGCGGCGATGAGGACGAAGAGCACGAGTACGACCGCCGTGCTCGCCTTGAACTGGATGGCGGCCTCCCTGAACACCTGCAGCGAGATGAACGCGTCCACGACACCACCGACGACCGGGAGCGTGCGCGCCTCCACGCCGGCGAGCGCGAACGCGGCCTGCAGGAACGTCCCGACGACGGGGAGTCCGGCGAGTCCCCACCCGGCGAACGGTGACAGCTGTCCGTCTTGCATACCCACACCTCAGACGGGTTGCATGAAAACGTTTGTCGCCGTCGCTCCGGGGGCGGTATCGGCAGCACCGCCGCTGCGAGGTCGGGGCGTCCGGTCTGTCGGTGGGCCGTTACTCCTCGCTCTCGTCGCGGATGGCGCGTGCGAGTACGGAGTGGAGCATCGGGTTGCCCTCGTCGTCGCGTTGGAACAGCGGCTCGCCGCCGAGTCGGTCCTCCAGCGTGTCCGTTCGCTTCTCGACGGTGCGTTCGGTGTACCCTGTCTCCTCGACGAGTTCGTCGAGTGTCAGCGGGCCGTCCGCCTCGGCGAGGGCCTCGGCGATCTCGTACTCGGACTGGACGTACTCCGAGGCCATCTTGTCGACGAGTGCGGCGACTTCATCCGGTATCTCCTCGGTCATGCCCCGGATTTGTACGCCGGGTGTCCTAAATGATTCGGGAACGGCCCGAGCGGGGCCGTGGTCGATTCCCAGCGGGTGACAGCACGGGCGAACACGTTCGGGAACAGCTACTCCGCCGAATTAGAACGAATATCGTCCATGGCGACGGAAACGGACTCGCAGACGGAGGACGTACCGTGGCCCCAGCGACTCCTCGACAGCATCTGGTTGCTCGCGCTCGCAGCCATCGTCTACTGGGTGCTCTCGTACATCGTCTGGGGGCTGATAGACATCTTCAGCGTCCCCATGGGGTGACCACGGATGGACTCACCGCTCGACAAGCCGGAGGGGAACTGGTGGAACGAGACCATCAACCGGCGCGAAACGCTGTGGATCGCGCTCTCGGCGGGCTGGGCCGTCACCCTGTTCGGGTGGATGATCGGCTGGACCGAGTTCGGCGACCAGAACAACGTCGGGCAGACGTTCAGCATCACGCCCGACGAGTTTCAGGGGAAGGTCTCCGCGTTCAAGGACGCGGCCGAGCAGACGGACCGGGGGTTCGTCCCCGCCGGCGACGACGTCTACGTCGGCGCGCTCCAGTGGGGCTGGGACGGACTGCCGGTCGTCCTGGAGGCGGGTGAGACGTACAGGTTCCACCTCGGCTCGTACGACGTCCAGCACGGCTTCTCGGTGCGCAACGAGGACAACCTGAGCCAGCAGATCTCGCTGCAGATACTGCCCGACTACGAGTGGGTCGTCGAGATGTCGTTCGACGAGCCCGGCACGTACCACGTCGTCTGCAACGAGTTCTGTGGCAACGGGCACCGGAGTATGCACAGCGCCATCCAGGTGGAGGAGTGATATGTTCGGACTCAGTACCTACGACTACGACGACGACGGCTTCCGCCGCTGCTCGGTGACCGGCCTCGACATCCACCGCTCGGCGGAGGACATGGTGAAACTGTACGGGCTGACGGCCATCCTGGCTCTCGCGGTGGGTGGCGTGTTCGCGGTGTTCGTCGCGCTCACGCGCTGGGAGCTCGTCGGGCTGCTCTCGCCCGGCGACTTCTACACCTACCTGAGCATCCACGCGTGGAACCTGCTCATCTTCTGGATGGTGTTCATGGAGATCGCGATCCTCTACGTCGGCGGCCCGTTCGTGCTCGGCAGGCGGCTCGCGCTCCCGTCGCTCGCGAAGGTCGGCTACGTCGTGATGCTCGCCGGCGCTGTGACGGTCAACGTCGCCATCTGGCTGACGAGCTACCCGAACAACGCGCCGCTGCTGACCTCCTACGTCCCACTGGAGTCGAGCTGGCAGTTCTACCTCGGGGCGCTCGTGTTCGTCCTCGGCGCGATAATCGCTGCACTGCCCTTCTTCGCGACGATGTGGAAGGAGAAGCGCGAGAACCCCGGCGACACGCTCCCGCTGGTCGCCTTCGGCGCGTTCGCGACCAGCATCATCGCGTTCGAGGCGCTGCTCGGCGGCGTGCTCACCTACGGGCCGGCGCTGCTCTGGCGGCTGGAGATACTCGCGACGCTCGACTCGGCGTTCTACCGCCAGATGTACTGGATCATCGGCCACGGCAGCCAGCAGATTAACCTGCTCGCGATGATCACCGTCTGGTACTTCATCACCCACGTCGTCGGCGGGGCCGAGGTCGCCAGCCAGAAGGTCTCCCGGACGGCGTTCGTGCTCTACCTCTTCTTCATCAACATGGGGGCGGCCCACCACCTCATGTCCGACCCGGTGGTCTCGACCGGCTGGCGGATGTGGAACACGTCGTACGCGGCCTACGGCGCGGTGCTGGCGAGCATGATCCACGCCTTCGCCATCCCCGCCGGGCTGGAGGCCGGCCGCCGCGCCAAGGGCAAGGGCGGCGGCCTCTTCGGCTGGCTCTGGAGCGGCCCGTGGGACGACCCCGGCTACTCCGCGACCATCCTCAGCATCGTCCTGTTCGGCTTCCTCGGGGGCATCACCGGCGTCATGATGGGCCAGATGCAGCTCAACATGACCTGGCACAACACGCTCGCGACGCCGGGCCACTTCCACGCGACGGTCGCCACCGGGACGACGCTGGCGTTCATGGGACTGGGCTACTACGTCCTCCGGCTGGTGTTCGGCCGGGACTGGGCGCTCGGTCCCATCGCGAAGATACAGCCGTTCCTCTACGGCGGCGCGATGGGCGTGACCGTCGTGATGATGATGTACGCGGGCGTCCTGTTCGGCGTCCCGCGCCGGCACCCGAGCGTGATGGACATCCCCGGCACCGAGTTCAGCTTCGAGGCGGCCACGCCGTTCTTCGCCGTCTTCGGCGTTGGCGCACTCGTCTCCATCACCGCCGGGGCGCTGTTCGTCGTCGTCGCCCTCGCCACGCTGTTCACCGGCGACGAGTTCGAGGGCGGCCCCGTCGGTGACCTGAGTCGGACCGTCGCGGACGGCGGAGAGGGGACGACCGAACCGCTCCACGAGCAGAGCATGCGCGGGACGTTCGTGCTGACCCTCGTGTTCTTCGCGACGTTCGTCGTGCTCACGGCGCTGAACTGGTACCTGCTCTCGAACATCTGGCAGATAGGCCCCTGACGATGGACCGGGACCTCCCGCGACAGCTCTGGTCGCTCGTCAAGCCCCGCATCGTGGCACTGCTCTGTGTCACGGGGCTGTTCGCGCTGCTGGCGGCAGGCGGCGGCCCGCCGAGCGTCGTCGTCGGCTTCGTCGTCGCGGGCGGGCTGATTGCGGCGAGTTCGGCCGCATTGAACTGCTGGTACGACCGCGAGCTCGACCGCCACATGGACCGGACCGCGGACCGGCCGCTCCCCAGCGGTGCACTCGACCACCGGGTCGCACTGGTGTTCGCCGTCGGCCTGTTCGTCGTCGGGAGCGCGGTCGGGCTGGCGACGCTCCCCCCCGGCGCTGTCGGCTACATGTGGCTCGGCGTCGCCGCCTACGTCGGGCTCTACACCGTCGGGCTGAAGCGCCGGCACTGGACCGGCGTCGTCCTCGGCGGCTCCGCCGGCTCGTTCCCCGTGCTCGCCGGCTGGACGGCCATCGCGCCGCTCTCGGTCGAGGCCGTCGTCATGGCGGCGGTGGTGTTCGCCTGGACGCCGGCCCACGCCTGGGCGCTCGCCCACGTCTACCGGTCGGACTTCGCGGCCGCCGGGGTGCCGACGCTGCCGGTCGTCGCCGACGAGGCGGTGGTCCGCCGGGTGGTGTGGTACTCCGTCTGGGCGACGCTCGTGGTCGCAGCAGCGCTCGTCCCGTTCGCCGGCCTGCTCTACTCGGTCACGCTGGCGGTCGCCGGGGGTGCGTTCCTCCTCGGCTACCGCGGGTTCCGGCACACCGGGGGCGACCCCGAGGCAGTTCGTGCGTTCTTCACGTCGAACCTGTTCCTGGCGACGCTGTTCGTCGCCTGGGGCGTCTCCGGCGTCGTCCCGGGGGCCGACACGGCGCTCGCGGCTATCGCCGTCGTCGCCGTCCCGGCGCTGTTCGTCGGGCTCTGGAACGCCCGGCCCGCGCTCCGGGGTGTCCGGGCGGAGCCCGGCCACGAGTGGCGGCCGGTCGTCCGCGCGCTGGTCGACGAGCTCCCGGTCGTGCTCCGGGAATACGTTCGGGACAACGACCACCCGCGTCCCACGGATAACTCCAACCGATGACGGACGAACCGACCGAGTCCACCGGTGCCGACGACGCCGCCTCGCCCGTCGCCCTCCTGTGCGAACTCGTCGGCAACGCGTGGAGCACGCTCAAGACGGTCTACTACGCGGACTCCGCCAGCTGGCGCGTCATGAAGGCCGGCGGGCTGCTCTTCTTCGGGCTGTTCTGCTGGGCGGGCTCGAACATCCTCTACTCGTACAACCAGGACCTCTGGTTGCTCCGCTACCCCATGGCCTACGGGTTCCTGCTCCTCGCTTACGGGCCGATCCACCACCTCGTCACGCTCCCACTTTCCTACCGCCTCCGGAGAGCGAACGGCTGGCTCCGGACGGTCGGCCAGCGGCTGCCCAACGGGATGCTCGTGGTCTTCCTCGTGGCGGTTCTCGTGCTCGGGACGTTCCCGGTCGGGGCGATGACCGTCGACTTCCGGAGCACCCTCGAGTCGAGCGGGGCCGACATCAGCCCGGACCTCCACTGCATCAAGTCCGACGTCGGGGACGACGTTGAGATACACTGCCACCTCTCCGAGTCCCGCGGGGTGGACAGCGTCGTCGTCCGCAGCGGTGGCAACGACATCCACGTCGACGACGACCCGCCCTACGAGTTCACCATCCGCGCGAGCGAGGTGGAGTCGGTCCGTGGCCAGCAGCAGTTCACGGTCGAGCTCCGCGACGAGGACGGGGGCCTCGTCCGGCGGTACGTGCGCCGCCTCACGCTCATCGAGGAGGGCTGACGGCACCAGAGGCATGTACCGTCGGGTCGAAGGGTCCTATCAGATGAGCGCAGCTACCGACCTCCGGGAGCTCCTCGCGGACGGGGAGGAACTGACCATCGTCTGCCACAACAACCCCGACCCCGACTGCCTCGCCAGCGCGCTCGTGCTCGGGCGCATCGCGGCCGAGGCGGGCATCGACGAGCGTCGTATCCTCTACAGCGGCGACATCTCCCACCAGCAGAACCGGGCGTTCGTCAACCTCCTTGAGATCGACATCCAGCAGTTCGACCCGGCTGTGGTCCACGACCGCCCCGCAGGGTCGCTGCTGGCGTTCGTCGACCACTCACGACCCGGCGTGAACAACCACGTCCTGGAGGGGACACCCGTCGACGTGGTCATCGACCACCATCCGGCCGACGGGGTCGAGGCGCGGTTCGTCGACCACCGGGAGGACGTGGGTGCGACCGCCACCATCCTCACCGAGTACGTCCGCGAGCTCGGGACCGAGGTCGACGACCGCATGGCCACCGCGCTGCTCTTCGCCATCCGCCGGGAGACGCTCGGCTTCCTCCGCGGTGCGACCCCCGCCGAGTACGAGGCGGCGAGCTACCTCCACGGCCTCGCGGACCGAGACCTGCTCAGGAAGCTGTCGAGTCCGTCCGTCAGCAGCGCGACCGTCGACGCCATCGCGGACGCCATCGATAACCGCGTCGTCCACGGCGGCGTGTTGCTCTCGCACGTCGGCCGGACCAGCGAGCGCGACGCGCTCCCGCAGGCCGCGGACTACCTCGCCACGCTGGAGGGCGTCGACACGACGTTCGTCTTCGGCATCGTCGGCGAATCCATCCAACTGAGCAGCCGGACGACCGACTCGCGGGTCCACGTCGGCGAGGTGCTCACCGACGCGTTCCAGGAGGTGGGCAGCGGCGGCGGCCACCGGGAGATGGCGGGTGCGGAGATACCGCTCGGCATCTTCGCGGACTACACGAGCGACGACGAGCTGCTGGTCGACATCGTCGAGTCTGTCGTCACGGCGCGACTGCTCGCGTCGCTGAACATCGAGCCGGACGACGGCGACAGCGAGGCTGAGAACGACTGACGGTTCCACGCCCCGACCAGCTACTCGGCTCGTCGGGCGACCCGGGAGGTCGGCTACAGTCCGAGTATCTCACGCGCCTCGGCGGGCGAGGCGACCGGGCGGCCGAGCTCCTCGGCGACGCGGACGACGCGTTCGACGAGCTGGGCGTTGCTCTCGGCGAGTTCGCCACGCCGGTAGTAGACGTTGTCCTCCAGGCCGACGCGAACGTGGCCGCCGAGGAGTACGCCGAGCGTCGCGAACGAGAGCTGATGTGGTCCGAACCCGAGGGTGTTGAACTGGGCACCATCGGGCAGGTCGTCGATGGCGTTGAGCAGGTTCCGAGGGCGTGGTCGGGTGAGCGTCCCGCCACCGAAGATGAGCGTCGCGTAGACCGGCTCGGCGAGGTCACGGCGCGCCAGCAGCCCGTGGGCTTCGTTGATGTGGCCGTCGTTGAACAGTTCGAGCTCGGGCTTGATGCCGCGTTCGACCATCTCCTCGTGGAGCGCGTCGACCATCCCGCGGGTGTTCTCGCTGGTGAGGTGGTCGTAGCGGTTCAGCGGGCCCATGTCGAGCGACGCCATCTCGGGTGCCGGGTCGGTCCGGAGCGGGAGGTGGCGGTCCGCGGCGGGCGCGGCGGTCCCACCCGTCGAGTGCTGGATGACGACGTCGTCCGCGTACTCCCGGACGGCGTCGTCGACCTCCTGGAAGCGTTCGGTGGCGAACGACCGCTCGCCGTTCGGCGTCCGGGCGTGGAGGTGGACGACCGACGCACCGGCGGCCTCCGCCTCGGCGGCCGCCTTCCCGATCTCCTCGGGTGTCTCCGGGAGGTTCGGGTTCGCCTCCTTGCCGTGGACGCCGCCGGTCAGCGCCGCGGTGACGATGACCGGTTCGCGGTCGAGGTAGTCGGTGTAGGCCACGTCACTCACCGACTCCGGACTCGGCGTCGCGGTATATCTCGCAGTGCTCGGCGTGGTCGAGGTCGTACCGGTCGTTGCAGACGTCGGCCCGCATCGGCTGGACGAACCCGTCGGTGACGGTGCAGTACGCTCGCGGCTCGTCGAACGTTCGTCCGTCGCCCTCCTGCCGGTACTCCAGATGAGGACAGCTCATGGCGGCCGTTCGCCGGCGACGGGAGTAAACGTTTGGTAGGCGGTGGCACGTGCCGTGGTCCCGTTCTGCCGTCACCGCTGGTCCCGTTCTGCCGTCACCGCTGGTCCCGCTCTCTCGTCGCCGCTGTGCGAAACGACATAGGGCGGCGGAGCGTACTCCGAGGTATCATGCAACACGATGCTTCCGGCGACGTCCGCTTCGAGTACGACTCGCCGACGCTCCGGCTCGGGAGGGGTTCGGTCGCCGACCTCGGCGAGGAGCTCGCTGCGGCGGGCTGTGAGCGCGCACTGGTCGTCTGCGGCTCGACGGTCGGCCAGACCGACGCCGTGATGGAGCCCGTCCGGGCCGGCCTGGGCGACCGGCTGGCCGGGGAGTTCGCCCGGACGACACCCGACAAGCGGCTCTCGAACGCCTACGACGGCGTCGCAGCGATGAAACGCCACGACGCGGACGCGCTCGTCGCCGTCGGTGGCGGGAGCAGCATCGACGTGGCGAAGGTGATGAGCATCCTGCGCGAGGACGACCGGGCCCCCGACCGGGTCGGTGCCGAACTCGCCGAGACCGGCACCATCTCCATCCCCGTCGGTGGGCTGACGCCCATCTTCGCGGTGCCGACGACGCTCGCCGGGGCGGACCTCTCGCAGGTCGCTGGCATCACCGCACACCCGTCGTCGAGCCTCGTCGAGGAGTTCGTCGCCGGCGGCGTCGGGGACGCCCGACTGATGCCGACCGCCGTCGTCGGTGACGCCGAACTCGTCGCGACGACGCCCGCGTCGGTGCTCGCAGGGTCCGCGATGAACGGCTTCGACAAGGGTCTCGAGACGCTGTACGCGAGCACCCGGACGCCGGTGACGGACGGTACGGCGAGTCACGGCCTCAGACTGCTCGCCGAGCACCTGCCGCGGCTCCGGAGCGAGGGTGCGACACCGGGCGTGCTCGAACCCGTCGTCGAGGGCATCACGCTGGTCCAGTACGGCATCTCGCGCCCCTCCGAGACGACGCTCTCGGTCGTCCACGCCTTCGGTCACGGGCTGACGCGGGGCTACGGCGTCCAGCAGGGCGTTGCCCACGCCGTCGTCGTCCCGCACGTCCTCCGGTACCTGTTCGAGCACGTCGACGGTCGCCGGGAACTGCTCGCGGAGGCCCTCGGCGTCGGCGACGCGGCGGAGCCGGCGACCGCGGTCGTCGACGCCGTCACCGCCGTCCGGGATGCGCTCGACCTGCCGACCCGGCTCCGCGACGTCGACGGGCCGGAGCCCGAAGAGTTCCCGGCCGTCGCCGAGGCCATCCTCGGCGACTCGTTCATGCGAAACGCACCGCCGGGGCTCGACGCGACACGCGAGGAGGTCGAGGCGGTGGTCGAGGCGGCGTACTGACTGAGGCGGCGTCTGCCGGTCGACCCCGCCCGGCACAACCGCCGGGCGAACATGTACCCGACAACGGTCAAACGGGGTCCACCACAACGACCCGTCAATGGCACTCGGGAGCGAACTCCTCCTCACGACAGTCACCGCCGCCGTCCTGTTCGCGGTCGTCGGCTTGGTCACGTCGCGGGTCGACTGGCGCACGTACGTCTACGCCGACGCCGGCTACGGAGCGGCTGGTGGGGAGGCAGTACACGTCGAGAAACCGGGCGGTATCGTTCGCTGGCTCACCACGGTCGACCACAAGGATATCGGCCTGCTGTACGGGCTCTTCGCCGTACTCTCGTTCGCCTGGGGTGGTATCGCGGTCCTGCTGATGCGGGTCGAACTGCTCACCCCGGCGAGCGACGTTCTCGGGTTCGAGCTCTACAACGGACTGTTGACCAGCCACGGCATCACGATGCTGTTCCTGTTCGGGACGCCGATCCTGGCTGCGTTCTCGAACTACCTCATCCCCCTGCTCATCGGGGCCGACGACATGGCGTTCCCACGCATCAACGCCATCGCGTTCTGGCTCCTGCCGCCCGGCGCGGTGCTCATCTGGGGCGGCCTACTGCTCGGCCCGTTCGTCGAGGGTATCTCGGGAGCACAGA
Proteins encoded:
- a CDS encoding cytochrome C oxidase subunit II, coding for MDSPLDKPEGNWWNETINRRETLWIALSAGWAVTLFGWMIGWTEFGDQNNVGQTFSITPDEFQGKVSAFKDAAEQTDRGFVPAGDDVYVGALQWGWDGLPVVLEAGETYRFHLGSYDVQHGFSVRNEDNLSQQISLQILPDYEWVVEMSFDEPGTYHVVCNEFCGNGHRSMHSAIQVEE
- a CDS encoding cytochrome c oxidase subunit I; translated protein: MFGLSTYDYDDDGFRRCSVTGLDIHRSAEDMVKLYGLTAILALAVGGVFAVFVALTRWELVGLLSPGDFYTYLSIHAWNLLIFWMVFMEIAILYVGGPFVLGRRLALPSLAKVGYVVMLAGAVTVNVAIWLTSYPNNAPLLTSYVPLESSWQFYLGALVFVLGAIIAALPFFATMWKEKRENPGDTLPLVAFGAFATSIIAFEALLGGVLTYGPALLWRLEILATLDSAFYRQMYWIIGHGSQQINLLAMITVWYFITHVVGGAEVASQKVSRTAFVLYLFFINMGAAHHLMSDPVVSTGWRMWNTSYAAYGAVLASMIHAFAIPAGLEAGRRAKGKGGGLFGWLWSGPWDDPGYSATILSIVLFGFLGGITGVMMGQMQLNMTWHNTLATPGHFHATVATGTTLAFMGLGYYVLRLVFGRDWALGPIAKIQPFLYGGAMGVTVVMMMYAGVLFGVPRRHPSVMDIPGTEFSFEAATPFFAVFGVGALVSITAGALFVVVALATLFTGDEFEGGPVGDLSRTVADGGEGTTEPLHEQSMRGTFVLTLVFFATFVVLTALNWYLLSNIWQIGP
- the cyoE gene encoding heme o synthase, with the protein product MDRDLPRQLWSLVKPRIVALLCVTGLFALLAAGGGPPSVVVGFVVAGGLIAASSAALNCWYDRELDRHMDRTADRPLPSGALDHRVALVFAVGLFVVGSAVGLATLPPGAVGYMWLGVAAYVGLYTVGLKRRHWTGVVLGGSAGSFPVLAGWTAIAPLSVEAVVMAAVVFAWTPAHAWALAHVYRSDFAAAGVPTLPVVADEAVVRRVVWYSVWATLVVAAALVPFAGLLYSVTLAVAGGAFLLGYRGFRHTGGDPEAVRAFFTSNLFLATLFVAWGVSGVVPGADTALAAIAVVAVPALFVGLWNARPALRGVRAEPGHEWRPVVRALVDELPVVLREYVRDNDHPRPTDNSNR
- a CDS encoding DHH family phosphoesterase codes for the protein MSAATDLRELLADGEELTIVCHNNPDPDCLASALVLGRIAAEAGIDERRILYSGDISHQQNRAFVNLLEIDIQQFDPAVVHDRPAGSLLAFVDHSRPGVNNHVLEGTPVDVVIDHHPADGVEARFVDHREDVGATATILTEYVRELGTEVDDRMATALLFAIRRETLGFLRGATPAEYEAASYLHGLADRDLLRKLSSPSVSSATVDAIADAIDNRVVHGGVLLSHVGRTSERDALPQAADYLATLEGVDTTFVFGIVGESIQLSSRTTDSRVHVGEVLTDAFQEVGSGGGHREMAGAEIPLGIFADYTSDDELLVDIVESVVTARLLASLNIEPDDGDSEAEND
- a CDS encoding 3-keto-5-aminohexanoate cleavage protein, with the protein product MAYTDYLDREPVIVTAALTGGVHGKEANPNLPETPEEIGKAAAEAEAAGASVVHLHARTPNGERSFATERFQEVDDAVREYADDVVIQHSTGGTAAPAADRHLPLRTDPAPEMASLDMGPLNRYDHLTSENTRGMVDALHEEMVERGIKPELELFNDGHINEAHGLLARRDLAEPVYATLIFGGGTLTRPRPRNLLNAIDDLPDGAQFNTLGFGPHQLSFATLGVLLGGHVRVGLEDNVYYRRGELAESNAQLVERVVRVAEELGRPVASPAEAREILGL
- a CDS encoding iron-containing alcohol dehydrogenase family protein translates to MQHDASGDVRFEYDSPTLRLGRGSVADLGEELAAAGCERALVVCGSTVGQTDAVMEPVRAGLGDRLAGEFARTTPDKRLSNAYDGVAAMKRHDADALVAVGGGSSIDVAKVMSILREDDRAPDRVGAELAETGTISIPVGGLTPIFAVPTTLAGADLSQVAGITAHPSSSLVEEFVAGGVGDARLMPTAVVGDAELVATTPASVLAGSAMNGFDKGLETLYASTRTPVTDGTASHGLRLLAEHLPRLRSEGATPGVLEPVVEGITLVQYGISRPSETTLSVVHAFGHGLTRGYGVQQGVAHAVVVPHVLRYLFEHVDGRRELLAEALGVGDAAEPATAVVDAVTAVRDALDLPTRLRDVDGPEPEEFPAVAEAILGDSFMRNAPPGLDATREEVEAVVEAAY